DNA sequence from the Chitinophaga flava genome:
TCCATGAGAAAAATCGCACTTACCGTCATTACCCTCGTGATAGCCGTGCTGATGGCACTCAGCGGTTTCATTTTCTATGCCGGTATGGTGCAAAAAAGAACCAATGCCGCCGCCAGCTGGATACGCAGCAGCCAAACCACCACCAACCAGGCCAGAACTATCGGCACCCTGGACTACAAAAGCACTGCCGGCATCAAAGACTACCTTCTCAGTAACGGACATACGAACCTGATGGAACAACAGCTGCAGGACAGCATCCTCGGTATGCTCCTCCGCCTCACCGGCAACCCGCATAACACACCGGCACAACAACAACGCCTGCAGGCTATACAACAACAGCTGATTCAGCGACGCCATACCAAACATCATATTATCTCCACCGCAAACGAAAATCCGGAAGAGGCCAGGCAGATGGTACTCAGCCCCGATTTCCGCCAGCAAGGCCGCAGCCTCCAGGAGATCATCACCAGCTATATCCGCACCGAACAACAGGAACTAGTACAAAGAATCGATAAAGATTCTTCCTATACTACTTACTCCTTCTGGTTCACCATCATCCTCAGCACCCTCACTCTTACCCTACTGGTAGGTGAATCCCGTTATATCTTTAAACTCCTGATAAGAATAAGGACCTGGAGCAACCAGCTGCTGAAAAGCGAACAAAGCTTCAGACGACTGGCAGAGGAAGCTGAACCCATGATCTTCAAATGCTCACTGGATGGCTACTTCACCTATGTAAGCCCCCGCTCGGAAGAAATTACCGGATACTCCAATACCACCCTTACCGGCAAACACTGCTCTCTGTTGCTGGAAGATGATGAGTTTAAGCGCATGCAGCGCTTCTATAAACACCAGCTGTCCAACGGAGACGAATACTCGTCGCTACAGCTGGAAATCCTCACCCGCGCCGGCAAGAAAAAATGGGTAGAACAACTCACTTCCATCATCACAGGTGATGATGGTAAAAAAGAATTCGAGTGCATCGTCAAGGATATCGATCAGGAATACCGGAAAAACGAAAGTATCCAGTACCTGCAGCGCAGACTGGAGGCTATCCTCGACTATATGCCCTCCATGATGTTTGTAAAAGACATGTCCGGCAACTACCTCCTGGTCAACAACCGGTTCATGGAAGTGATGCAGGTACGCCAGGAAGATATCGTGGGCAAAACGGATGCAGATCTGCACTATCCCTGGGTAAGCCGTTATACCGGAATCTGCCGGCAGGTAATGATCACCGGCATCCGGGAGAAAATGGAAGAAACCCTGACAGTAAACAATAAAACCTATCATTTCCTGTTAACCGTATTCCCTTTGCGTAATACCAACCATGAAATGATCGGTATCTGTTGTTTAGGACAAGACCTCACAGAAAAAACCCTTTATCTCCAACAGGAAAAAGAAGCCCGGAAAAAGGCAGAAGAGGCCCAGAAAAGCCAGGAAACCTTCCTGGCCAATATGAGCCACGAAATTCGTACGCCCATGAACGGTATCGTAGGCATGACACAGTTATTGCTGCAGGAGCACACCCTTTCTGTTGTACAACAGGAATATGTGACCGCCATTCAACGATCAGCCAGCACCCTGCTGGTCATCATCAATGAAATACTCGATTTCTCCAAAATAAAAGCCGGCAAACTCGAACTCGTTATCGAGCCGTTCAACCTCCATGAAGCCATTAATAGTGCCTTTTTCCCACTCCAGCTGCTGGCACGGGAAAAAGGACTTAACTTCTCAGCACGGATACACGAAAATATTCCGGCCAATCTCTTAGGTGATGAAGTACGGCTCAACCAGGTGCTGACCAACCTGATCGAGAATGCCATCAAATTTACTAGTGAAGGGCATGTAACAGTGACGGTTACACTGGTATCTGCTGATAAAGACCATTCCGGTATACGGATTGGTTTTAAGGTAGAAGACAGTGGTATCGGCATTCCCTCCGACAAAACAGAAGTGATCTTTGAAAGCTTCTCCCAGAGCCATAAAGGCAATAGCCGGCACTTTGGTGGCACCGGGCTGGGACTCACCATCTGCCAGCACCTGATAGACCTCCAGAACGGTATGCTGAAAGTAGATAGTACTCCCGGCAAAGGGTCCGTATTTTATTTTGAATTACCCTTCACGAAAGATCCGTTTCCCCGGCAGCGGTCTGCCGCACCGGCCGAAGGAACCCCGCAACAGCCCCTGCTGGGTAAAACCATCCTGGTAGTAGAAGACAACAGGATCAATCAGCAAGTGGCCTACTATACCCTGAAAAAAGGCGGATGTGCCAGCGTTGACGTAGTAGACAGTGGCATGGCCGCCCTTGAAATATTAACTGTTAAATCCTACAACTGCATTATTATGGATCTTCAAATGCCCGGTATGGATGGTTATGAAACCACCCGCGCCATCCGTAACAACGGTATAAACACCAGTATCATTGCCGTTACCGCCTCCGCCCTGGACGGAGAAAAGGAACGCTGCCTGCAGGCCGGCATGAACGACTATGTCTCCAAACCGTTTCAGAAGGAAGAACTTTTCCGTAAAATACAAGCTTCCGCCAGCAACGACGCCAATACTAATCCTATGCCCAGCCCCGAACCAACGCCTTCACCGGCGCAGCAGCCGGATTCTTCGCCTGTTGCCTCCGGAACAACATCGCCCGCACAACAGCAGCCTACCCAAAATGAAAGACCTCCCATCAGCTTTGATGACATATACCTCATGATGCAGAAAGATGAAGTCAAGATGATCCTGGAAGACCTGGTTTTGTATATGCCGGATTATATTACCCGGCTTCGGCAACATATCGAAGAAGGAAACTGGACAGAAGTTGGCAGTATCTCCCATCAGCTGAAAGGTAATCTGGGTTATGTTTGTATGTACGAAGCCGTACAGCTGGCTCATGAAATCAACAGGAGCGTAGTATTCGACCCCAACTATGAGGAGTTATCCCGGAAAGCCGCCAGAATGGAGGAGTTATTCAACCGCTACAAACCCGATATCGAAGCGCATATCGCAACCTTTACTGCGCCACCGGCAATGTAAAGTAAAACAAACTGCCTTTGCCTTCTTCGCTGGAAACACCGATTACGCCGCCCTGCGCTTCTATAAACTCCTTGGAGATAGCTAATCCCAGGCCGTTACCTTTATGTCCTTTGATACCAGGCACCTGGAAGAAACGTTCAAATATTCTATCGCGGAAAGCCAGGGGAATCCCCTTGCCATAATCACGCACAGAAAAAGAAAGCATATTGGTACCGGTATTCTCTACGGTCAGGTCTATGGCGGATTTCAGGGTGGAATAACGGATGGCGTTGGTTAACAGGTTGACCAGCACCCAGGCTGTCTTTTCCACATCCGCCATTACCCGGGGCAAAGCCTCCGGTACATGTTGGCGGATCGTGATTTCCCGCTGCGCGGCCTGTTTCTGTACAGTGTCCAGCGCATACTGAACGATATTAAACGCAGTAACCGGCTGCGGTTGCAGCTGGATATTGCCACTTTCTACCTGCGACAGGTCCAGCAGCTCGCTGACAATCTTGATCATCCGCTGGTTGTCCTGTTTCATACTTTCGAGCAGCTCCCGCTGTTCCGGCTTGAGTGAGCCGGTACGCTCATCTTCCAGCAGCTTGATGCTGAAATCAGAAGAAGCCAGTGGTGTTTTCAGTTCATGTGAAATGGTAGCGATAAAATGTGTTTTGGCCAGATCCTGTTCTTTAAAGGCGGTAATATTTTTAAGGATAACGACATAGCCTATACGCTTTTCTTCATGCCGGATATCTGCTATTTCCTGGGTAAAGAAACATTCCTTTCCTTCCACTACTATTTTGAGGGGTACATTTTCCTGTGGGTTGATCAGGAAGCGCAACAGATCATTCCGTTTGGCGATTTCATCGGCAGAACGGCCTACCAGCTCCTTCTCAGGAATACTGAGCAGCTGCAGGGCCTGTACGTTGGCAAACAGAATAGTGTTTTTAGTATCAAAGCCGATAGTAGCATCTTTAAAGCTGCTGATCACCGCTTCCGCGCGTTGTTTCTCGAAGGTGATACGGGCCAGGTTACTGTGTTCATATTCATCCAGCCGCTGGGCCATCGTATTAAAGGCAGTGGCCAGCTCTCCAAACTCGTCCCCGGATTTGAAATACAACCGTTTGCTGTATTGTTTGTCAGCAATGCCTTTGATAGCTTCCGTCAGTGTATGGATAGGATTGGCAATATAACCGGGGAAATTATATACAAAAGTGAAACCCAGCAGAAAACAAACACCACTGATAATGGCGATGTAGAGCAGCGCATGGTCTGCCGTTCTTTTTACCAGTTCATTTTTCCCTACAATAGCGTTCATATTGAGGTCCATGATGGTATAAATGCTCTTTTTAAGCGCAGCAACATCAGCCGGATTGGCCACAGAGTCCTGCCGCAGTTTATTGAATACCTGCTCTACCCCAGCGGTAGCGGCGCGTTCTCCCCGTTCTGTCACATTCGTCTGCTGCTGTTTGAGGTTGGTAGCAAACTGCTTTAGGGCATGTTCCCTGTTGACTGGAAGCTCTTCCAGGGCCACCAGCATATTTTTAGAGTACTCCAGCGACTCGTAGTTATCTTTCAGGATGATTTTGGCTTTTTCTGTCAGCCGGTTCAGGTAGTAGTATCCCAGTACACTCACTATCAGCAGCATAATGTAGAGGAACAGCACCCCCAAAGTAATCTTCGTTTTTAACCTCAGTGTACTCATGACAGGATAATAAGATCTATATCATTGGAAGAAAGGGTTTTCAGCAGCTGGTTAAACAGGTTGGTCCGTAAGATGATACGGAATAAACTGATATGCGGCTTGCCTATACAAACAGTAGTGATCTGCTTTTCCAGGGCTACGTTGATAATTGCCTCTGAAATGCTGGCATGATGTTCTTGCACAACTTCCGCGCCTAATTCTGTAGCCAGTTTAAGATTATTGATCAGGTGGCGCTGTGCGGCCAGCGGTATTTTATCCACGCTTTCACGGGGCGTTTGCACATACAATACATACCAGTCGGCATGGTAATAAGCTGCCAGCCTTGCGGTTTTACGGATCACTTTGCGGGCTACTTCATCATTGGTGGAGATACAGGCCATGAAGTTCTCATGACGCATCTGCTGGCTTCTGGGCACTTCCGTTTCCACTTTACGTTCCACCTGAGTGGCTACTTCCTTCAGTGCCAGCTCCCGCAACTGCAGTATCTTATCGGCCTGGAAGAAGTTCCGTAAAGCAGTATCCACCTTGGACTGATCGTATATCTTACCTTCTTTGAGACGGGTGATCAGCTCGTCGGCGGTGAGGTCTATATTCACTACTTCATCTGCAATCTGCAGCATACTATCGGGCACCCTTTCCTGCACCTCTACACCGGTAATGTATTTAACCTCCTGGTTGATGCTTTCTATATGCTGGATATTGATGGCAGAGATAACATTGATACCGGCGTTGAGCAGGTCCAGTACGTCCTGCCAGCGTTTTTCATTTTTAGAGCCGGGAATATTGGTATGTGCCAGCTCATCTACCACTACCCATTCCGGCGCCAGCAGCAGGATGGTGCTGACATCCATTTCATCCAGCATTTTCCCTTTATAGAAAACCTGCCTGCGGGGAATTGCAGGCAGGCCTTCTACGAGGGCCTGCGTTTCCACACGGCCATGCGTTTCTACGTACCCTATCTGGACATTAATGCCGTTCCTTAACATAGCATGCGCTTCCTGCAGCATACGATAAGTCTTTCCTACGCCGGCACTCATGCCGATATAGATTTTAAACTTGCCCCTGCCACTGCGATTGGCCAGGTTAAGGTAATGTTGTACGGTATGTTCTTTTTCTGTCATGATCTGTTAGAACCAGACTGCCAGCGACGCTGTCAGGGCTGTATTGGTATTTTTGAGTTCTGTGCTCTTGATGAATGGTTTATCCTTTCCGTCAAACATCCTTCCTTCTACACGAAACATCACATTGTTGACCGGTGAAAAATCCAGATTCAGTGAATAACCTGTTGTTTGGAATCCTTGCGATGTACCAGTGGAAATCACTACACCGTCTTTATCGTTAAAATGTTCTACTCTTCCGGCCACAGCGAATTTATCGGTAAATGCATAACGCGCAATAACGATCGGGGTATACCATTTTGACAGTTCGCTGCTGCCTTTTTCCTTCTGTTGCAGACCATAATCTACACCGGCTATCACGCTGAATTTATCCGTTATACCAAAGGTACCATAAAGGTTGTTAAAATAGCGCATACGGCGTACGGTATCGGGTAAATCATTGCCTACATAAGTGCTCCAGTTCAGCAATATTTTGTCAGTTGGTTTAAAGGAGATCTGAGTACCAAAATTAGGTGTCTGATTACCATCCACCCGTTTGATCCGTTGCCATCCATTAAGATACAGGGCAGCAAATGACCATTTCTCATTCGGAGTCCAGGTAACTTTTGCACCCGTTTCAAAATAAGGAGAATTTTCTGCTAACAGACTGCGGGTAAGGGTAGGGCAGTCTTTTCCGATAGCACTTTCAAAACCAATATGGGCGGGCATAATACCGGCATCTATCCAGACATTTTTACCTACTCTTACGCCAACATTGGCTTCATATACATATTGCCAGATGCTGGGTTCTGCTGCCAGATTGTACTGGGCATAAGTACCGGTCATCAGGGCGATATTTCCGTGTACCCTGTCTGCATTATAACTGGCTTTGAGCATGGCCAGATTGAGGTTCAGCTCATTGTGCCTGTTGAAGTTATACAGGAAACCAGGTTTGGTATGATTGGATGGCTGATGCATATCATAACTGTAATAAGCTTCGGCGTAGCCGGAAAATGTCAGTTTACCTTTTTCTTTCTCTGCTGTTGGTTCGGTTTGGGCAAAGAGGGTAATGGCAGCAGCCAGGCCGGCTGCCAGCAATAGAATCTTCTTCATAAAAAAATATAGGTTAAATGGAATTTCCGGTGAATGAGCCTTCACCGGAAATCGGTGGGTTTTATTTTAATTCATCCAGTGCGATGTTCAGCTTCAACACGTTCACTACAGAAGGGCCGAGCAGGCCGAACAACGGGCCTTTGGTATTGTCGTCTACCAGCTGTTTCAGCTTCTCCGGAGCAATGCCTCTGGCTTTGGCTACACGGGAAATCTGTATGTATGCCGCAGCAGGAGAGAGGTGCGGGTCAAGACCACTGGCAGAAGCAGTCACCAGTTCTGCCGGGATATCTTCTTTTTTCACATTCGGGTTATGCACCAGGAAGCTATCTATTCTTTCCTGTACAGTTTTCAGATACTCCGGATTGCCGGCAGCTTTGTTGGAACCACCGGAACCGGCAGCATTGTAATCTACTGTACTGGGGCGGGACCAGAAGTATTTATCCTGTGTGAATTTCTGTCCTATATTTTCATACCCTACAACTCTTCCATTATGCGTTACCGTTACCCCGCCGCCCTTTCCGGGGGCCAGTCTGGCAACCCCGGCCAGAAACAGGGGATAAATACCTGCCAATAATACCAGCAGGAGAACGGTCAGTTTTATAGAGGGCCAGAGATACTTTTTCATCTTCTTGAATTTTTAATCTTTTATACTACCGGATAAAGAGCGTTATCAGCATGTCGATCAGTTTGATACCGATGAAGGGGGCTACTACGCCACCAACACCGTATATCAACAGGTTCCTGCGCAGCAGCGCGCTGGCGCCTATCGGCTTGTAGGCCACACCACGCAATGCCAGCGGAATAAGCATAGGGATAATGATCGCATTGAAGATCACCGCACTCAGGATAGCCGTTTCAGGGCTATGCAACTTCATCACATTGATGCCTTGCAGGGCAGGAATAGAAGCCACAAAGAGCGCAGGCACAATTGCAAAATATTTGGCCACATCGTTGGCGATGGAGAAGGTAGTCAACGTACCTCTTGTCATCAGCAGTTGTTTACCGATTTCCACGATTTCAATCAGTTTGGTAGGATCGTTGTCAAGGTCCACCATGTTACCGGCTTCTTTTGCTGCCTGGGTACCGCTGTTCATCGCTACGCCTACATCAGCCTGGGCCAGTGCCGGAGCATCGTTGGTACCGTCGCCCATCATCGCTACCAGCCGACCTTCCTGTTGTTCTTTACGGATATAGGTCATCTTATCTTCCGGCTTGGCTTCAGCGATGAAGTCATCTACACCGGCTTTGGTGGCGATATATTTGGCAGTAAGTGGATTATCTCCGGTTACCATCACAGTTTTCACACCCATTTTACGCAGACGCTCAAAACGTTCGCTGATACCGGGTTTGATGATATCCTGCAGTTCAATAACGCCCTGCACTTTGCTGTTGAGTGCTACCACCAGCGGCGTGCCTCCGTCTCTGGAGATAGCTTCCACACGGGTAAGTGTATCAGTCGGGAACTGGAAGCCTTCTCTTTCTGTGAGCCTTTTGATGGCATCATAAGCACCTTTACGGATACGGTTGCCATCAGGCAGATCGATACCGCTACTACGTGTTTCGGCAGTGAATTTCACCAGGCTGGCACCGGATACAGTCAGCTTGCTGACGATATCTTTACCGGCCAGTTCCACGATGGACTTACCTTCCGGCGTTTCGTCAGACAGAGAGCTGAGGGCACAGAGTCTGATAAAATCTTCCGGCGCATTACCGTTGGTAGGATAAAAATTGGTGGCCTTACGGTTACCGATGGTGATGGTACCGGTTTTGTCCAGCAGCAACACATCGATGTCACCGGCTGTTTCCACGGCCTTCCCTGATTTGGTGATCACGTTGGCACGCAGTGCACGGTCCATTCCGGCGATACCGATGGCAGACAACAGCCCACCGATGGTGGTAGGTATCAAACATACAAACAGGGAAATAAAAGCAGCGATCGTGATCGGTGTCTGTGCGTAATCGGCAAACGGTTTTAATGTCACACACACAATGATGAACACCAGGGTGAAACTGGCCAGCAGAATGGTCAGCGCAATTTCATTCGGTGTTTTCTGACGGCTGGCACCTTCTACGAGGGCAATCATTTTATCAAGGAAAGACTCACCTGGTTCAGTGGTCACCTTTACTTTGATATGATCAGACAGTACTTTGGTACCGCCTACCACGCTGGACTTATCACCACCTGCTTCACGGATCACCGGCGCAGATTCACCGGTGATGGCCGATTCGTCGATGCTGGCCAGGCCTTGTATAATTTCTCCATCTGCCGGGATGATATCGCCTGGATCGCAGACGAAGATATCACCCTTACGCAGGGAAGATGAGGAAACAACTTTGACTTCGTTGGTAAATATTTCTCCTACCAGTTCTATTTTTTTGGCAGGTGTTTCTTCCCTGGTACGACGCAGGCTTTCAGCCTGAGCTTTACCGCGTGCTTCTGCAATGGCTTCTGCGAAGTTGGCAAACAGCAGGGTGAGAAAGAGGACTATAAAAATGGTAATGTTATAAGCTGCACTACCCTGGTCAGTGTTTTTGGTAAAGAGCGCATACAGTGCTACGATCAGCATCACCGCAGTGCCTACCTCTACGGTAAACATGACCGGGTTTTTGATCATCAGTTTCGGATTCAGTTTCACGAAGGACTGTTTCAGGCTTTGCATCACCTGCTCCCTTGGAAACAGTGTATTATCTTTCTTCTTCATGTTAATAGTCATTATAGGTTTATCCTCTTACAAGGAGAAGTACTCTGCTATCGGGCCTAATGCCAGTGCCGGGAAATAAGACAGCGCAGTCAGGATGATGATCACCGCGAAAGTCATTGCGCCAAAGGTGATCGAGTCTGTTCTCAGTGTACCGGCAGAAGCAGGAATGTATTTTTTAGAAGCCATCAGACCAGCGATAGCCACCGGTCCGATAATGGGCAGGAATCGTCCCAGTATCAGCACAAAGCCGGTGGTTACGTTCCAGAACACATTACCGTCGCCCAGTCCTTCAAAGCCGGAACCGTTGTTGGCATTGGCTGAAGTGTATTCATACAGCATCTCTGAGAATCCGTGATAGTTGGGATTGTTGAGCCATGCAGATGGTTTCATCGCCCAATTAGCATCCGGATGATGTGCCAGCACCCAGGAGGAGAGCGCCGTACCAGCCAGGATCAGGAAAGGAGACAACAGCGTAATAATTGCTGCGATCTTCACTTCGCGGGCTTCCAGCTTGTGGCCCATCAGCTCAGGTGTACGACCTACCATCAGCCCGGAGATAAAGACGGCGATGATGATAAAGATGTAATAGTTGAGGATACCTACGCCACAACCGCCATAGAAGCAGTTCAGCATCATACCCAGTAATTGCATCATACCGGTCATTGGCATAGTGCTGTCGTGCCAGCCACATACGGAGCCGGTAGAGATGATGGTGGTAACAGTGCTCCAGTAGCCGGTGGCAGCGGGTCCAAAACGGACCTCTTTACCTTCCATGGCGCCGGTGGCCTGTTGTATGCCCATATGCGCAATAGCAGGGTTTCCGTTTATTTCCGATTGCATGGTCGGTACCAGCAGGCATATCATCCCGATGGTCATCACCCCGAAAATCACATAGGCAAACTTGCGGCGGTTGATGAACATGCCCAGTGCAAACACCATGGCGATAGGTATGACAACCTGTGCAAACATTTCAGTCATCCAGGTTACGTAGCTGGGGTTTTCCAGCGGGTGAGCGGAGTTGGCACCAAACCAGCCACCACCGTTGGTTCCAACGTGTTTGATGGCAATAAATCCGGCAGCTGGTCCGCGGGATACGTTCACAGTATCACCCTGCATGGTTACTACGGTATCTTTACCATCGAAGCTGGCAGGAGTACCGTTAAAAACAAGTATCAGTGCAATAACGACAGATATAGGTAAAAGGATGCGGGTGATTGTTTTGAGGAAGATATCCCAGAAGTTACCCAGCTTGGTAGTGGTTTTTTCTTTCATGGCTTTGAAAACCACGATCAGTGCGGCGATACCGGTGGCAGCACTTACGAACTGCAGGAAGGCCAGCACAAACAGCTGTGTGAAGTAAGTAACACCTGTTTCACCTGAATAGTGTTGCAGGTTACAGTTTACAACGAAGCTAATAGCAGTGTTAAATGCCAGGTCGGCCGATTGTCCGGGGTTACCATCCGGATTCAGCGGCAGCTTATCCTGGAACATCAGTACAAAAAAGGCATAAACAAACCACACCATGTTGATGGTCAGGAGTGCTTTGAGGTGCTCTTTCCAGGTCATTTCCTCTTTGGGATTGATGCCGGAAATTTTGAAGAACAGACGCTCCAGCGGCGCCATAAAGTCGGACCAGGTTTTATCTCCCCTGAATACCTTTACGATATACCTCGCCAGTGGCCAGGCCAGTAGTAATGTTAGTCCATAGGTGGCAATAACGCCTAAAATTTCAGTAGTCATCTCTAGTTAGTTAAAAGCTTTGCAGCGGCTCAGGTGGCGGCCGCCTCAGAATTTCTCCGGTTTCAGCAGCACATACACCATGTATGCGAAAACCAATATTGAAAGCACAAATAATGCGGTCATAACAGGTGTGTTTAATCAGATTTTTTCAAAATAGTCTACAGAACCAAAGAACAGGGCAAAGCAGGCCAGTCCCGCCAATACCAGTAAAATAGTCATCATCATAAAAGTTGTTTTTAAAGTGCTATTGTTTGTAAATGTTGAATCCTGACAGTTCTGAGAGAAGATGGTAACATGTCCCGGTGCTGCGTACATAACAAAGGAGATAACGCATACATAAACACACTTTCAATAGCATTACGCAAGGAATTGCTGCCATTGCGATATAATACCCCTGCAATGGTAAAACAACGTTTCACTTCCTGCAATTGTTCATGACGGATCATGTTGCCGGTATAGTCGGCAAAAGTGTGAATTACTTTACTCACTCTTTCCTTGGTCGTCAGCTGTTGCATAGGAAACGACAGACCAGGGATCTGTAAACCGATCAATTGTGAGATTTTCGAATCTGGTAACATGTGATCAATTGTTTGATACAATTACCAGATATACCAGCCGGGTGCCAGTATTAAAAAAAGAAAAGAGAAACAGACATAACTATCTGTTTCTCAATATCATAAATAAAAATTCAACATTAAAGGGGAGAAAGAAGATTCCCGGAAACCATGCAGAATCTGAAGGGTATGTGCAGAAATGGAAAGGTATAGGGGAGAGCGTTATACCTTCTTACGTCCAAAATGGTAACTGATCATAAACGCACCCACGGAACCAAACCGGATTTCATAAAATGATTTGCCGGCATCAGGATCAAATGATCCTTCCTCCGTGACCTTGTGAAACATACAATTTAACGAGATCTCGGTAGACAGGGAAACATGTTTGTTAAAGAAGTAACGAACCCCTACCACCGGGCTTACACCATAGCGCCATATATGGGATTTGAGCGAATTGGCATGGAAGTATGCCAGCGATACATCGGAGCCACCATATAACGTCCAGTTATCGATGGTACCTCCCCATTGATGTCCTACTCTTAGTTCGGGAGCCCATCCCATCACAGGGTTATCGGATACCTCCAGATTGAGCGAGGCCCGCAAGGCTCTTTTAGGATGATAATGCCAGCGATAGTTAGCAGTGTAGGAATTAGCATTTTTTTTCAGGAAAGTAAGGATATTGGCCACGTCTATGGCAATCTCGTGCTGATAACGGTATTTCGCCACCGTACTGTCC
Encoded proteins:
- a CDS encoding response regulator yields the protein MRKIALTVITLVIAVLMALSGFIFYAGMVQKRTNAAASWIRSSQTTTNQARTIGTLDYKSTAGIKDYLLSNGHTNLMEQQLQDSILGMLLRLTGNPHNTPAQQQRLQAIQQQLIQRRHTKHHIISTANENPEEARQMVLSPDFRQQGRSLQEIITSYIRTEQQELVQRIDKDSSYTTYSFWFTIILSTLTLTLLVGESRYIFKLLIRIRTWSNQLLKSEQSFRRLAEEAEPMIFKCSLDGYFTYVSPRSEEITGYSNTTLTGKHCSLLLEDDEFKRMQRFYKHQLSNGDEYSSLQLEILTRAGKKKWVEQLTSIITGDDGKKEFECIVKDIDQEYRKNESIQYLQRRLEAILDYMPSMMFVKDMSGNYLLVNNRFMEVMQVRQEDIVGKTDADLHYPWVSRYTGICRQVMITGIREKMEETLTVNNKTYHFLLTVFPLRNTNHEMIGICCLGQDLTEKTLYLQQEKEARKKAEEAQKSQETFLANMSHEIRTPMNGIVGMTQLLLQEHTLSVVQQEYVTAIQRSASTLLVIINEILDFSKIKAGKLELVIEPFNLHEAINSAFFPLQLLAREKGLNFSARIHENIPANLLGDEVRLNQVLTNLIENAIKFTSEGHVTVTVTLVSADKDHSGIRIGFKVEDSGIGIPSDKTEVIFESFSQSHKGNSRHFGGTGLGLTICQHLIDLQNGMLKVDSTPGKGSVFYFELPFTKDPFPRQRSAAPAEGTPQQPLLGKTILVVEDNRINQQVAYYTLKKGGCASVDVVDSGMAALEILTVKSYNCIIMDLQMPGMDGYETTRAIRNNGINTSIIAVTASALDGEKERCLQAGMNDYVSKPFQKEELFRKIQASASNDANTNPMPSPEPTPSPAQQPDSSPVASGTTSPAQQQPTQNERPPISFDDIYLMMQKDEVKMILEDLVLYMPDYITRLRQHIEEGNWTEVGSISHQLKGNLGYVCMYEAVQLAHEINRSVVFDPNYEELSRKAARMEELFNRYKPDIEAHIATFTAPPAM
- a CDS encoding sensor histidine kinase, translating into MSTLRLKTKITLGVLFLYIMLLIVSVLGYYYLNRLTEKAKIILKDNYESLEYSKNMLVALEELPVNREHALKQFATNLKQQQTNVTERGERAATAGVEQVFNKLRQDSVANPADVAALKKSIYTIMDLNMNAIVGKNELVKRTADHALLYIAIISGVCFLLGFTFVYNFPGYIANPIHTLTEAIKGIADKQYSKRLYFKSGDEFGELATAFNTMAQRLDEYEHSNLARITFEKQRAEAVISSFKDATIGFDTKNTILFANVQALQLLSIPEKELVGRSADEIAKRNDLLRFLINPQENVPLKIVVEGKECFFTQEIADIRHEEKRIGYVVILKNITAFKEQDLAKTHFIATISHELKTPLASSDFSIKLLEDERTGSLKPEQRELLESMKQDNQRMIKIVSELLDLSQVESGNIQLQPQPVTAFNIVQYALDTVQKQAAQREITIRQHVPEALPRVMADVEKTAWVLVNLLTNAIRYSTLKSAIDLTVENTGTNMLSFSVRDYGKGIPLAFRDRIFERFFQVPGIKGHKGNGLGLAISKEFIEAQGGVIGVSSEEGKGSLFYFTLPVAQ
- a CDS encoding sensor protein KdpD; the protein is MTEKEHTVQHYLNLANRSGRGKFKIYIGMSAGVGKTYRMLQEAHAMLRNGINVQIGYVETHGRVETQALVEGLPAIPRRQVFYKGKMLDEMDVSTILLLAPEWVVVDELAHTNIPGSKNEKRWQDVLDLLNAGINVISAINIQHIESINQEVKYITGVEVQERVPDSMLQIADEVVNIDLTADELITRLKEGKIYDQSKVDTALRNFFQADKILQLRELALKEVATQVERKVETEVPRSQQMRHENFMACISTNDEVARKVIRKTARLAAYYHADWYVLYVQTPRESVDKIPLAAQRHLINNLKLATELGAEVVQEHHASISEAIINVALEKQITTVCIGKPHISLFRIILRTNLFNQLLKTLSSNDIDLIILS
- a CDS encoding porin, with the translated sequence MKKILLLAAGLAAAITLFAQTEPTAEKEKGKLTFSGYAEAYYSYDMHQPSNHTKPGFLYNFNRHNELNLNLAMLKASYNADRVHGNIALMTGTYAQYNLAAEPSIWQYVYEANVGVRVGKNVWIDAGIMPAHIGFESAIGKDCPTLTRSLLAENSPYFETGAKVTWTPNEKWSFAALYLNGWQRIKRVDGNQTPNFGTQISFKPTDKILLNWSTYVGNDLPDTVRRMRYFNNLYGTFGITDKFSVIAGVDYGLQQKEKGSSELSKWYTPIVIARYAFTDKFAVAGRVEHFNDKDGVVISTGTSQGFQTTGYSLNLDFSPVNNVMFRVEGRMFDGKDKPFIKSTELKNTNTALTASLAVWF
- a CDS encoding K(+)-transporting ATPase subunit C: MKKYLWPSIKLTVLLLVLLAGIYPLFLAGVARLAPGKGGGVTVTHNGRVVGYENIGQKFTQDKYFWSRPSTVDYNAAGSGGSNKAAGNPEYLKTVQERIDSFLVHNPNVKKEDIPAELVTASASGLDPHLSPAAAYIQISRVAKARGIAPEKLKQLVDDNTKGPLFGLLGPSVVNVLKLNIALDELK